TGAATGTTGTGCCAAAATATTGCTCCAGTGATTCGCGGAGAAACATCCCCACCCGGGCAGGCGGATACTAAGGGAACAGACCCCTCTTAGGCGCTCGATGGGTCGTGCAAGGAGGGGTGGAAAATCATGAAGGCATCATATCGCTGCAGAACGATCATGCCAGTGTGTTTGTGCTGGGTTGGCAGTATGTGGGGACGGGTGAGCCGATTATCTCCAGATTCACAATCGCCCGCTCTGAATCTGCGGCTGCCTCATGGAACGCTGCGCGCGGGATTGTGCGCGCGTTCGGAGGGGTCTGGGAGGGGAGAGAAGAAGGAAGGCGGGGTGGGCAGTGAGCGATTACGCACTGTGGGGTGGGGGTTTGCCGAGTTGGCTTTAGGTGTGGGGATGTAGGGGTTGGGGATTGAAAAGCCCATGCCGGGTCGGCGTGGGCTTCGGGGGTGCGGGTCAGGATGCGGGCGGTGGCGGGTTGTTGCCGCCCTCTTGGCCGGGCGGGCCGCCGGGGCCTTTTCGTTTTCGTCGTCTTCGTCGGCGACGTTTTTTCTTGGGGGCTTCGCCGTCGGTGGGGGTTTGGTTTTGGGGGTTATTGTTGTCTTTGGGGAGGTTGGCGCTTAGGTCGCCTTCTTTGGATTGGACTTCGTCGCCGGTGAGGGGCTTGCCGGGCTTGGGGCGTCTTGGGGGCGACTGCTGGCCGGTCTTGTTGTTGCTGTAGCCGGCGGGCTTGTCTTGATCTTTGGGGGGTCGGGTGTCGGTGTTGCCTGGCTGGGGCTTGGCGCCTTGTTGCGGTGGTTTTGCGGCGGCGCGGGGGGGCTTTGGGCCGGGCTTTTGCTGCGTGCGGGGCTGCGGGGGTTGGGGGCGTCGTCGGCCGTCGTCTCGGACCTGGCCGGGGTCGCCGAACTCGGCGCGCCAGGCGGCGGTTTCTTCTTTGTTGAGTTGTCGGATGTTTTCGATGGGGTAGGCGGCGGGCGGGTTGACGCCGATCTTGACGAGGGCGAGCTGGGTGAGGATCTGCGAGCTGAGCACGACGCCGACGCCGTCCTCGGTCTCGACGAGGGACTTTCGGTGCGGGAGTAGTTTTTTGAGTTCGCTGTAGGTCTGGTCCTCGTAGCGGAGGCAGCACATGAGTCGGCCGCAGCGGCCCGAGATTTTCTGCGGGTCGAGGGTGTTCTTCTGGACTTTCGCGGTGCGCATCGAGACGGGCTTGAGGACCTTGAGGAACTGCCGGCAGCAGCAGTGCTGGCCGCACTTTTCGTAGTCGGCGACGAGGCGGGCCTCCTCGCGGTCGCTGACGTGGATCATCTCGATCCGGGTCTGGAGCTCGGAGGCGAGCCGACGGACAAGCTCACGGAAGTCGACGCGGTCCTCGGCGGTGAAGTAGAACGAGACCTGCTCGTCGCCCAGGACGAACTCGACCTCGACGAGGTTCATGGGGAGCTTGAGTTCTTCGATGAGCTTCTTGCAGCCGCGGACGACGGCGGGCTTTCTTGCGTCGAGGCGGGTCTGTTCGTTGAGGTCGTCGATGGTGGCGACCCGGAGGATTTTGCCGCGTGTGGTGAAGGGGTAGTTTTTGCCGCCGGAGTTTTCGATGTACTGGAGCATCTCTTTGCGTGAGACGCTTTTGCCGCACCCGCTATTGGAGCAGGTGGTGGTGAGCATTTCGACGAGCTCGGTGCCGCGGGGGGTGACGGCGACGAGCTTTGAGCCGCAGCCGGGCTTGGCGTCGCCGTTATAGGGGAGCTCGGCGACCATGCGTTCGTAGCCGTAGCGTACGACCATGGACTTGGGGGCTTCGAGCGCGTCGTAGATTTTCTGGTCCGCTTCTTCCAGCATGACTGGGAGCGGGACGATGGTGCCTGGCATGGGGGGACTCCGGCGGAAATGGCCAAAAAAAGCGATGACCTGCCACCATGCTAGCAGGGCTGGGGCAAGCGTTCTTGGATCGGGTGCCGGGTCTGGGGTTTGGGGTCTGGGAACGCGCGCCGCCGTGTGCCGTCATCGGGCGCAACCCGGGACCCGGAACCCGAGACCCGAGTCAGCCGCCGCCCAGGGCGATGCTGTCGCTGACGCCGAGGTTGCGGTAGATCTCGCGGGTGGCGGTTGACTGGTTGAGTGTGTAGAAGTGGATGCCGCGGGCTTTGTGGTCCAAGAGGTCGCGGCACTGCTCGGTGGCCCAGTGGATGCCGACGCGCTGGATGGCGTCTTCGTCGCCCTCGCATCGGGCGACGGCGCGGAGGAGTTTGGCGGGGTAGCGTGCGCCGGCGGCGAGCTCGGCCATGCGTTTCATGCCCTTGCCCGAGGTGATGGGCATGATGCCGGCGATGATGGGGACGTTGATGCCGGCGAGCTCGCAGCGCTCGCGGAAGTCGTAGAAGTCGTGGTTGCTGAAGAAGAGCTGGGTGCAGATGTAGTCGGCGCCGGCGTCGATCTTCTGCTTGAGGTGGTCCATCTCGAGGAGGCGGTTGGGGGTGGCGGGGTGGCCTTCGGGGAAGCCGGCGACGCCAACACCAAACCCCCGCCCCCGGAAGTTGGGGACTCGTTCAGACAAGGCCGACTCGACACGACGGATATAGCCCACGAGGTCGGCGGCGTGATGGAAGGCGTCCTGGCTGCGGTCGTAGTCGGGCTTGTCGCTGGGCGGGTCGCCCCCCAGGGCGAGGACGTTGCATACGCCTTCGCCGGCGTAGCGCTCGAGGATGTCGGCGATCTCGGCCTCGCTGTGGCAGACGCAGGTGAGGTGCGGGACGGCGGTGACGCCGAGCTCGCGACGGATGCGGAGCACGAGGTCGTGCGTCAGCTCGCGCGTCGAGCCGCCCGCGCCGTAGGTCACGGACACAAACGATGGCTTGAGCGCGGCGAGCTCGGCGACGTTGTCGTAGAGCTTCTGCGCCGCCGAAGGCGACTTGGGCGGGAAGAACTCGAAGGAGAAGGTCGTGCTGTATCGCTCGAAGACGTCACGGATGTGCATGGCTGGATTATATCCGAATATCCGGATGAGCGGATGATTGAGGCCGGCTTTGTGCCCCGGTACACTCTGGGGATGCGAAACATCCCCCTGCTATGCATTCTAATCTGCTCGTTGTCCGTTTTCGCGGGGTCCGCTGCGGGTCAGCCGGCGGCAGAGGCGGAGCGACCCACGGTGGATGTGTATCTGCTGGCGGGGCAGTCGAACATGCAGGGCGTGGGGGAGGTGGCGGAGTTGCCGGCGACGTGGCTTGAGCCGATTGAGGGGGTGTACTTTTGGCATCGCGATGCTTTCCGGATGCTGGACCCGGGCACGTCGCCGATCTCGGCTCGGCCGGGCAAGTTCGGGCCCGAGCTCGGGTTTGCGCGGTCGATGCGGATGCTTAAACCTGTGCAGGAAATCTACCTGGTGAAGTTCTACCGTAGCGGCCAACCGCTGCACCATGGGTGGGACGGCAACCAGTGGGTCGGTGGCGACCCGGCCATCGGCCGACGCAATTTCTACCCGGGCGAGACCGAAGATGACGACATGGTCGGCTCGCACTACGCGGCGATGCTGACGATGGCTCGGACGGCATTTGCGCACCTGCAGTCGGAGGGCTACGAGCCGGTGCTGCGCGGGGTGGTGTGGATGCAGGGCGAAGCCGATGCTAAAAACGAAACCTCGGCCGACGAGTACGCGGAGAGTTTGGCGCGGCTCAAGCGTCGGATCGAAGAAGACCTCGACAGTGAGCCGGCGCCCTTCGTGTTTGGCCAGGTGCTTGCGCACGAGCCGGCGCTCGACCGCTTCACCGATCGGCCGCGGCTGCGCGAGCGGATGGCGCAGGCGGATATGCGCAGCGGCGACGAGCGCGCGATTGAGGGGGTTTGGATGGTGCCGACCGAGGGCATGCCGCTCAACAACGACACGGTGCACTACAACACCGAGGGGATGCGGCTGCTGGGCACGGCGTTTGGCATCGCGATGGTGCAGGCGCAGCATGCACTGGCGGCGCGGGCCAACGAAGACGACGCAGAGTAGGAGGTGGCCCATCGACGACGTCGCGGGGCCGGTGCGTTGATCGATCCGTTGGCCAATTGCTTAAACGCTCTGCGATGTTCCGATGCCTGTCGCACGACCGACCACTCCGAGCAGCGGATCGACCGTGGCACTCCGCCAAATCGAAAAGGGCAGGCCACCACGCCTGCCCTCTTCGCTGGATTTCGTACTTACAGTCTTAGTTGCGTCGGTCGTTGTACTGGAAGGGGTAGAACCAGACGTAGCCCTCCATATCGCCGACGAGCAGGTCCATGTCGCCGTCACCGTCGTAATCGACGACCTCGACGGTGGAGCGTGTGCCGTTGCGGTCGCCGGTGTGATTAAGATCATAGAGGGGCTGCACCACTTCTTCGCGGGGCGCGAAGGCCGGTTCACCGGGCTCGCCGACGTTGCAGAACCAGACGACTTCGGCGTTGGCGCCGCTGGAGATAATGTCGAACTTGCCGTCGGCGTTCCAGTCCGCGACGACAGGGATCGCGTGGGTCAGGTGGGTGCCCAGCGGCTCGCCGTTGGTCGCCATGAGTTCGGTGTTGAGCGCGGCGTAGACGGGCCCGGACCGGCTGCCGATGTTCTCGCGCAGGTAGAGCCGGCCGCTGCTTGCGCCTAGGAGGATGTCGAGGTCGCCGTCGGCGTCCCAGTCGACCAAGGTAAATCCTTCGCTGCGGTCACCCTTGGCCTGGCCGGAGGCGTCGTCGGCGAAAGGCATCGGGTCCATCGGGAGATAGCCGGTCTCTTCGCCTTCGTAGACGTAGTGGACGCCGAGCGCGATCTCGTTGCCGTTCTCGTCTTTGATCGTCACAGGTGCGGCGAAACCGTCTTCGTTGCCCAGCGCGACGTAGCTCTGCCCGCCGAAGCCGCCGGCGATGATATCCATGTGGCCGTCGCCGTTGTAGTCCACCAACTGGGGACGCAACGACGTGCATCACCAGTTCTTGAAGACGAGTAGTTCGCCGTCGGCCATGCGCACGGGCTCGGCGTCTGCGTAGGGCGCGGCGCTGTCGGTGCCGAGCCCTTTATAGAAGAAGATGTTGCCGAAGATGTCGCCAACCAGCAGGTCGGGCGTGCCGTCGGCATCGAAGTCGGCGACGTGAGGCCCGGCGTGGCCACGGCCGCTGCGGGGGACGCCGTCCATCGCGACGCGGAGGTTGATCACGCCCGACTGGGACTGCACCCGGGTGGGCGACAGGAAGCGGCCATTCCCACCGGCGGGGTTGCCCGCCGAGACGGGCCCGGCGAGTGCGAGAGCCATCGCGGCACCGAGCAGCAAGGAAGTCTGCGCCATGATCATTGCCTTTCGTAGAGGTGTCCAACACATCAGTATAGCCGGTGGCTTACGGACACCGGTTTTGGGTGCGGGGATCGGGCCGGCGTCCGTAGCCGCGGGCTGGCCCTCTATATATAGACAACACCCGGGAAGGCCGGGGTGTTGGTGTGGGCTTGTTTTTCGGCGTCTACTTCGGGATCGCTACTGAATGAGCTGCGCGATCGGCTGGCGGGCATCGAAGCCCGAGTCGGCGTCGTGCCAGTAGCGGACCTCGTCTTCGCCGAGCTTCCATGATAGCGCGGCGTCGTGGCCGTCGTGGAAGGTGGGGAAGGTGACGATGCCGCGTTCGAAGTCCTGGAGATCGACGCCAACGACGTCGAGCTCACGTACCAGGATGCGGAGGCGTTCCATCGCGGCGCGGTAGTCGCGTTCGAGGGCCTTGGCGTCCGCGCCGTGGAGTCCGAGTTCGACGCGTTCCATCGTGCGGCGGATGTGGACGACCTCGTCGTGCAGGTCCACCACATCGGCGACGACACGCGAGACGTACGGCAGCGCACGGTTGGCCTCGTCGACGCAGAACGTGCGTTTCACATCTGCGGCGGGCTCGAGGGTCTTTGTCTGGGCCGGGTGGTTTAGCATGCCAATACTCCTGATGCTTGAGTTCGCCGCGCTGGGTCGCGTGCCCCTGCTGTATCGGCGTAGCAAGGGGCACGCTGCACATGCGCGGTCGTGTTGCGTGGCCGATCGTTGCTAATCGGACCTGAACCGCGCACACAACCGCCATAACCCGGCGCAATCCTTCGGCTTTGCAAGCTTTTTCGGCGCTGAACTGGCGAGGATCAGCCGGCCGACCTCAAGCGATCGTGGTGTCGGCCTCGCCCGGGTACAACAGGCGGTAGAGCCCGAGCTTCAGGTCGATCGCCAACGAAAAGAGGAGCGGCACGACGACCAAGGTGAACAGGGTCGAGACGACCAGCCCGCCGACGACGACGCTGCCCAGCCCGCGGTACAGCTCACTGCCCGAGCCGGGCATGAGCACGAGCGGGAGCATCCCGGCGACACTGGTCGCGGTGGTCATGAAGATCGGGCGGATGCGCGAACGCACCGAAGCGCGGATCGCTTCGCGCGGGCCCATCGCCTCGGTCGAGTCGCCCTCGCCTTCGCCCAGCCCGCGCATGTAGTTGAGCGCCTGGTGGACGATGAGGATGGCGTTGTTAACGACGACGCCGATCAGGATGATAAAGCCGAGCATCGTGAGCGTGTCGAGCTGCTGGTTGGGGTTGAGGTAGTGGACAAACGCGAGGCCCATGAACCCGCCGACCGCGGCGAGTGGGACGGAGAACATGATGACCAGCGGGTAGAGGAAACTCTCGAACAGCGCCGCCATCAACAGGAAGGTCACGAGCAGCGCAATGAACAGCCGGCTGACGCCCAGCGAGAACAGCGAGTCCGCGTTGAGGCCCGTCCACTCGCCGATCATCGCGGTGCGCACCTGGGCGAGCTTGCTGGCCGACCCGGCATAGGTGATGTTGACACTGAGCGGGATCGCGGCACCGCCTTGCTCGCTGCGCAGGTGCGTGACGATCGCGCGGATGTCCTGCTCTGCCTGCTCCAGTGGCACATCGTCGGGCGGGGTCACGCTCAGGGTCACGGACCGGCTTTCTTCGATCCGGGTGATCTCCTGAGGCGCGTCGCTGCGTTCGATCGTCGCGACCTGCGCCAGCGGGACCGTGCCCCGCTCGCCCGTCGCGGTGCGATACGCGACCGGCAGGCGCGCGAGCTGCTCGGGCGGGTAGCCGTCACCGTTGGCGTTCTTCGCGACGATATCGATCGAGTCGCCCTGGTAGCGGTAGTCGCCGATGATGAGCCCGTCGACCATCGCCGAGACCGATCGGCCCAGCGCCTCGACATCAATACCCAGGTCTGCGGCCTTCACCCGGTCGATACGGAAGATGACCTCGCGGCGCGGCTTGTCAAAGGTCAGCGGCGAGGGCTGCACCCCGCCATAGCCGTACGCACCCCGCAGCGCGCCAAGCAGCGCCGTGGCCGAGTCGCGCACCTCGTCGAGGTTGTCGCCGCTCACCTCGACATCGATCGAACGCGAGCCCGCCGCGCCTCGGCCAAACAGCGACGACTGGGCCGCAAAACCGATGGACCCGGGCACCGAGCTCGTCGCCGAGCCAAGCAGACCCTCGAGCGGCTTGATGTTTTCCTTGTCCTGGCTGGTCGCGCCGTTAAACATCGTGCCGTTGAAAGAAACGATGAAGTAGTTGTCGACCGGCGGGACGTTGTCTACCTCGCCACCCCCGAACGGCAGCATCGGCTTGGGCAGCTCGGCGAGGTCGGCCATGTCGTCGGCCTCCCAGTACGGGCGGACCTGCGACTCGACCACCCGCGCGATCTCTTCATCGGTCGTGATGTTGTAGCCCGGCGGGTTAATCATGATGCCGAACACCAGGTTCTGGTTCCCACGCGGCAGGTAGTCCGTCGCGGGCATCAGCGTCCACGCGCCCATCAGTGACACCAGCGTCAGCACCGCGACGATCGTCACCCGGCCGACCACGCCCGACGGGTGGTTGCTCGTGAGCTTGTAGATCAGTCTTCCATAGCCCTGCGCGACCCAGCCGAACAGATGCGCCGGGCTGTAGCGCTCCCACACGCTGGGCTCGCGCGTCCCCCGCTCGCGCAGCATCCGGCTGCTCAGGGTCGGGATCACCGTGATCGACAC
The sequence above is a segment of the Phycisphaeraceae bacterium D3-23 genome. Coding sequences within it:
- the ricT gene encoding regulatory iron-sulfur-containing complex subunit RicT, translated to MPGTIVPLPVMLEEADQKIYDALEAPKSMVVRYGYERMVAELPYNGDAKPGCGSKLVAVTPRGTELVEMLTTTCSNSGCGKSVSRKEMLQYIENSGGKNYPFTTRGKILRVATIDDLNEQTRLDARKPAVVRGCKKLIEELKLPMNLVEVEFVLGDEQVSFYFTAEDRVDFRELVRRLASELQTRIEMIHVSDREEARLVADYEKCGQHCCCRQFLKVLKPVSMRTAKVQKNTLDPQKISGRCGRLMCCLRYEDQTYSELKKLLPHRKSLVETEDGVGVVLSSQILTQLALVKIGVNPPAAYPIENIRQLNKEETAAWRAEFGDPGQVRDDGRRRPQPPQPRTQQKPGPKPPRAAAKPPQQGAKPQPGNTDTRPPKDQDKPAGYSNNKTGQQSPPRRPKPGKPLTGDEVQSKEGDLSANLPKDNNNPQNQTPTDGEAPKKKRRRRRRRKRKGPGGPPGQEGGNNPPPPAS
- the metF gene encoding methylenetetrahydrofolate reductase [NAD(P)H] gives rise to the protein MHIRDVFERYSTTFSFEFFPPKSPSAAQKLYDNVAELAALKPSFVSVTYGAGGSTRELTHDLVLRIRRELGVTAVPHLTCVCHSEAEIADILERYAGEGVCNVLALGGDPPSDKPDYDRSQDAFHHAADLVGYIRRVESALSERVPNFRGRGFGVGVAGFPEGHPATPNRLLEMDHLKQKIDAGADYICTQLFFSNHDFYDFRERCELAGINVPIIAGIMPITSGKGMKRMAELAAGARYPAKLLRAVARCEGDEDAIQRVGIHWATEQCRDLLDHKARGIHFYTLNQSTATREIYRNLGVSDSIALGGG
- a CDS encoding VCBS repeat-containing protein, with translation MRPQLVDYNGDGHMDIIAGGFGGQSYVALGNEDGFAAPVTIKDENGNEIALGVHYVYEGEETGYLPMDPMPFADDASGQAKGDRSEGFTLVDWDADGDLDILLGASSGRLYLRENIGSRSGPVYAALNTELMATNGEPLGTHLTHAIPVVADWNADGKFDIISSGANAEVVWFCNVGEPGEPAFAPREEVVQPLYDLNHTGDRNGTRSTVEVVDYDGDGDMDLLVGDMEGYVWFYPFQYNDRRN
- a CDS encoding DUF2203 domain-containing protein — protein: MLNHPAQTKTLEPAADVKRTFCVDEANRALPYVSRVVADVVDLHDEVVHIRRTMERVELGLHGADAKALERDYRAAMERLRILVRELDVVGVDLQDFERGIVTFPTFHDGHDAALSWKLGEDEVRYWHDADSGFDARQPIAQLIQ
- a CDS encoding efflux RND transporter permease subunit, whose amino-acid sequence is MDPIRFAIDNPVKVFVGVILLLLFGALAVVSIPIQLTPNTDPTIITVSTSWTGKSPEEVEKEIIEQQEDVLKNLAGLQKMTATATQGSSEIELEFGVGVELQLARALVSDALREVPSYDADVDEPVISTGEAGPGSPIAWLLMTSEDEGFDVQSLGDLAIDDIKPFLERTPGVSEVRIYGGREREVHIAFDPERVAQRQLTIADLGGALRGENVNFSAGNVDEGRYDVRVRTVGQYDTLDAIRDTVVAYDPDGGPIRIRDIAEVRLTYAKRRSFVRSRGELALAMPAYRESGSNVIEVMNGLNERIEQVNRDVLPGVALQIQQEQGLAAPPTLELRKVYDETGYIYDALDLVKNNLIIGGVLAVLALLLFLELGRRPLLVLVATPLLLLVMLGVLLFPEGAIRWWVSVGALTGIGLVVLYFARPTAVVAAAIPISIIGTFVVMFVSGRNLNVISLAGLAFAVGMVVDNAIVVLENTDRHLAMGKKRMQAAYDAGKEVWGAILASTLTTLAVFLPILFIEEEAGQLFRDIALALCAAVSLSLIVSITVIPTLSSRMLRERGTREPSVWERYSPAHLFGWVAQGYGRLIYKLTSNHPSGVVGRVTIVAVLTLVSLMGAWTLMPATDYLPRGNQNLVFGIMINPPGYNITTDEEIARVVESQVRPYWEADDMADLAELPKPMLPFGGGEVDNVPPVDNYFIVSFNGTMFNGATSQDKENIKPLEGLLGSATSSVPGSIGFAAQSSLFGRGAAGSRSIDVEVSGDNLDEVRDSATALLGALRGAYGYGGVQPSPLTFDKPRREVIFRIDRVKAADLGIDVEALGRSVSAMVDGLIIGDYRYQGDSIDIVAKNANGDGYPPEQLARLPVAYRTATGERGTVPLAQVATIERSDAPQEITRIEESRSVTLSVTPPDDVPLEQAEQDIRAIVTHLRSEQGGAAIPLSVNITYAGSASKLAQVRTAMIGEWTGLNADSLFSLGVSRLFIALLVTFLLMAALFESFLYPLVIMFSVPLAAVGGFMGLAFVHYLNPNQQLDTLTMLGFIILIGVVVNNAILIVHQALNYMRGLGEGEGDSTEAMGPREAIRASVRSRIRPIFMTTATSVAGMLPLVLMPGSGSELYRGLGSVVVGGLVVSTLFTLVVVPLLFSLAIDLKLGLYRLLYPGEADTTIA